In one window of Candidatus Ancaeobacter aquaticus DNA:
- a CDS encoding HAMP domain-containing sensor histidine kinase, with translation MQTKEQKGIIYKFIVSFVFMSIIPLLYVGYLITNFIMPNINYDLWLVVGVGLVLFLAFVGAFSVRGILQSVITVNDQAKKVLDGEKTDEIKEHKAEGEVGELAGSLNQIINRIKSETNALELSQNELNNTNKKLLDNYVKLQEANEKLKKMDQMKSGFVANVAHELLNPLATIRETLEIVKTNLDSRIDDKQQQVLEISKRNIVRLIRLVTDILDISRIEAGKINLRVDDVHIEEILEEILTPLDILFKKKNIKLVTDIQPPNFTFGADRDKVIQAITNMLVNAAHFTPDNGKVTLSASLKAREVHVSVQDSGVGIDVSDQERIFDKFERITEHKKEGTGLGLSITKDIIVLHGGKIWVESESGKGSKFMFVIPSKSMR, from the coding sequence ATGCAAACGAAAGAGCAAAAAGGCATCATCTATAAATTTATAGTCAGTTTTGTCTTTATGTCAATTATACCTCTTCTGTATGTTGGCTATTTAATAACCAACTTTATAATGCCGAATATTAATTATGATCTGTGGCTTGTTGTCGGCGTTGGGCTGGTGCTTTTTCTCGCGTTTGTCGGCGCATTTTCAGTCAGAGGTATTCTCCAGTCAGTCATTACCGTAAATGACCAGGCTAAGAAAGTGCTGGACGGTGAAAAAACGGATGAGATTAAAGAACATAAAGCAGAAGGTGAAGTAGGCGAGCTTGCCGGATCCTTAAATCAAATTATAAATAGAATAAAGTCGGAAACAAATGCCCTTGAGTTATCCCAGAATGAGCTTAATAATACCAATAAGAAACTGTTGGATAATTATGTAAAACTGCAGGAAGCAAATGAAAAGCTAAAGAAAATGGATCAGATGAAATCTGGTTTTGTTGCAAATGTTGCGCATGAACTACTTAATCCTCTGGCGACTATACGTGAGACACTCGAGATCGTTAAGACAAATCTCGACTCTCGTATAGACGATAAACAGCAACAGGTACTGGAAATCAGTAAAAGGAATATTGTAAGACTTATCCGTTTAGTAACGGACATTCTTGACATTTCTCGGATTGAGGCGGGAAAAATAAATCTGCGCGTTGATGATGTTCATATAGAAGAGATACTTGAGGAAATCTTAACGCCGCTCGATATTTTATTTAAGAAAAAGAATATTAAATTAGTAACAGATATCCAACCGCCAAACTTCACTTTTGGTGCTGACAGAGACAAAGTAATTCAAGCTATTACCAATATGTTAGTGAATGCCGCGCATTTTACTCCGGATAATGGGAAAGTAACGCTATCAGCTTCATTAAAAGCGCGAGAGGTTCATGTGTCGGTGCAGGATTCCGGCGTTGGTATTGATGTGAGCGATCAAGAACGGATTTTTGACAAGTTTGAAAGGATAACAGAACATAAGAAAGAGGGAACAGGCCTTGGTTTATCGATTACAAAAGATATTATCGTTCTTCATGGCGGTAAAATCTGGGTTGAAAGTGAAAGTGGAAAGGGATCAAAATTCATGTTTGTAATACCATCAAAAAGTATGAGATAG
- the pilM gene encoding type IV pilus assembly protein PilM: MGSLVAIDIGRQFLKIIHVAKEGNALTLKDYAIEEISDNGVRVSDEVITKLIRDTAEKMRVKTSDVRTTISGRSVVVRNVDFPNANKNEILRKVKQEENKYIPIDLNDYFYDIALLSSTVSSDTQSLKGIIAAAKKDSIMSHTKIINDSGLTTSMVEIPSLSLVNLYEAYIERKGIENKITACIDFGALSTQLGILIKNDSVFSREINIGSNAISKAICEALSCDFASAEKMKKTGSEDVKTYLAKTVHNLVEELMMSFNFFEGESGKNVQRLFFVGGGVLLEGVADMISSALEIPYEIIDPLSICALENNENSDEINKISPLFALCIGLAVRSNPKE, translated from the coding sequence GTGGGTTCCTTAGTAGCTATAGATATAGGTAGACAATTTCTAAAGATCATTCATGTCGCAAAGGAAGGCAATGCCCTTACGCTCAAAGACTACGCGATTGAAGAGATATCTGATAATGGTGTACGAGTAAGTGATGAGGTAATTACAAAGCTTATTCGTGATACCGCGGAAAAGATGCGTGTTAAGACGAGTGATGTCAGGACAACCATATCTGGGCGTTCAGTCGTTGTGAGAAATGTCGATTTTCCAAATGCAAACAAGAATGAAATTTTGCGTAAAGTAAAACAGGAAGAGAATAAATATATACCTATAGATCTGAATGATTATTTTTATGATATAGCGCTCCTCTCTTCAACCGTTTCCTCCGATACACAATCTCTGAAAGGGATCATAGCAGCTGCAAAAAAAGATTCTATAATGAGTCACACAAAGATCATTAATGATTCAGGACTCACGACAAGTATGGTTGAAATCCCATCGTTATCATTGGTTAATCTATATGAAGCATATATTGAGCGTAAGGGCATTGAGAATAAAATTACCGCGTGCATTGATTTCGGTGCTTTATCAACACAACTGGGGATACTTATTAAGAATGATTCGGTGTTTTCACGAGAAATAAATATTGGGAGCAACGCTATATCAAAAGCGATATGCGAGGCACTTTCGTGTGATTTTGCCTCAGCGGAAAAAATGAAAAAAACTGGCTCAGAAGATGTAAAGACGTACTTAGCAAAAACCGTACACAATTTGGTTGAAGAGTTGATGATGTCTTTTAATTTCTTTGAAGGTGAATCCGGGAAGAATGTCCAGAGGCTTTTCTTTGTTGGCGGAGGCGTTCTTTTAGAAGGTGTTGCTGATATGATAAGCAGTGCGCTTGAAATACCCTACGAGATAATTGATCCACTGTCTATATGTGCCTTGGAAAACAATGAAAATAGTGATGAAATAAATAAGATAAGTCCTTTATTTGCTTTATGCATCGGTTTGGCTGTGAGGAGTAATCCAAAAGAATAA
- a CDS encoding response regulator, which yields MTDANLENKKTTHVLLIDDEADFLFAIEAWMLSKGFRVSTATDGRKGIELFKKDKPHIVFVDVLMPEMDGVETLKEIRKLDEKVPVILITAFGLNKRIEEAEKYGVFGFFRKSQDFEQAAALICDAIDDIEKMKGQ from the coding sequence ATGACAGATGCTAATCTAGAAAACAAAAAAACCACGCATGTATTATTAATTGATGATGAGGCTGATTTCTTGTTTGCGATTGAAGCATGGATGCTTTCGAAGGGATTCAGGGTAAGTACCGCTACAGACGGTAGAAAAGGTATCGAGTTATTTAAAAAGGATAAGCCTCATATTGTTTTTGTTGATGTTCTTATGCCCGAAATGGATGGTGTGGAGACATTAAAAGAGATCAGAAAGCTGGATGAGAAGGTCCCGGTAATATTGATTACCGCATTTGGGTTGAATAAGAGGATTGAGGAAGCGGAAAAATACGGAGTATTTGGATTTTTTCGAAAGAGTCAGGATTTTGAGCAGGCTGCCGCATTGATTTGTGACGCAATTGACGACATTGAAAAGATGAAAGGACAATAG